One Helicobacter suis HS1 genomic window, GCTTAAGCTGGCTTATTTGCTTTAAATCTGTGGTGTGGGTGAGTTTTTCTTTTAAAGCTTGGATTGTAGCCACATGGGAGACTTGATTAAGCACAGCGTCTTCTCCTCTTGGCCAAATCTTTAACACCCCGCTATAAAAGGTAATAGAGAGGATAAAAAAGGCGGGTAATGCTGTAGTTAGGGCGTATTTAAAGCGTTGCATCTTAAATAAAATGGTGGTGCACAAGATTAAGGCCATGCCCGCTAACATCTGGTTACTCACCCCAAAAAGAGGCCAAAGGGTGTAGATTCCGCCTTTAGGGTCTAAAATGCCTTGATATAAAAAATACCCCCAGAATGCGACGGCTAGAAAAGTAGCTAAAAGGCCCGCACTATAAGACTTATGATTGCCAAGAGGTTTATAAAGATGGCCTAGCATGTCTTGGATCATAAAGCGCGCGCTACGAGTGCCCGCATCTACGGCAGTTAAAATAAAAAGAGCTTCAAAGAGGATAGCAAAATGATAGCCAAAGGCCATAATGGAAGGGTGACCTAAAAGCTGATAGAGTAATAAACTTAACCCGATAGCAAAGGTAGGCGCGCCTCCTGTACGGCTTAAAATGCTCTGTTCGCCTATGTTTTGGGTGAGGGTTTTAATTTCCTCAGGTGTGATAGAAAAACCCCAAGAACTAATCACCTTAGCCGCTTGGGCTAGATTATTGCCTATGCTTTTTTCGGGAGCATTGATAGCAAAATAAAGTCCGGGGTGTAAAATAGCGGCCATTAAAAGAGCCATTAAGGCCACCACAGATTCCATTAACATTGATCCATAACCTACTAAGCGGGCATGGCTTTCTTTATCAATGATTTTAGGGGTGGTGCCGGAGGCAATGAGGGCATGAAAGCCGCTAATTGTCCCGCAGGCAATGGTGATGAAAAGAAAGGGAAAGAGCGCACCGGCAAAGACGGGGCCATTGCCATTGATAAAAGAGGTGAGTTTGGGAATGTGCAGGGGCGGGGCGATACAAATTAAACCTAAAGCCAAAGCAAGCACCACCCCGATTTTTAAAAAGGTGCTTAGATAATCTCTTGGAGCGAGTAAAAACCACACGGGTAAGATAGAGGCGATAAAGCCATAGCCCATAATGCCCCATGCAAGCGTACTTGCCTTGAGGGTGAAATAGGAGGCTAATAGTGCATTGCTGGCTACAACCTTGCCATAATAAATCGCTAAAAACAAAAGAATCAAACCTAAAGCTGAGCTTTCTAATACTTTGGGTCTAAAAAAACGGGTGTAGAGGCCCATAAGAATAGCAATGGGGATTGTACAAGAAATGGTAAAAAGCCCCCAAGGTGAGTGGGCTAGGGCCTTAACCACGACCATAGCTAAAATAGCGATGATAATAACCATGATGGCTAAGGTAGCTAACATCGCTAAAGAACCCACAAAAGGACCCATCTCCTCTTTAATCATCTCGCCTAAAGAGTGCCCACTGCGCCGCATAGAGACAAAAAGCACGACAAAATCATGAACACAACCTCCTAGCACGCTGCCTATTAAAATCCAAAGTACAGAGGGCAAATAACCCATCTGTGCGGCTAGAATGGGTCCTACTAAAGGCCCAGCTCCAGCAATAGCAGCAAAGTGATGCCCGAAAGTTACAGCCTTATGTGTGGGGATAAAATTTTGTCCGTCATAAAGCACATGGGCGGGGGTGGCGCGCTTGTCATTAAGCTCTAAAACCTTGAGTGCTATAAAATGGCTATAAAAGCGATAACCTAAAGTGTAAATACACACCGCCGCGCACACTAGCCAGAGCGCGTTGATGCTCTCGCCCTTATGCAAAGCCAAAACCCCCAAACACACAGCCCCCACTAAAGCCAAAAGCCCCCAGAGTAAAGAGATCACCGCTTGCATCATTTGCCTTATCTTAAAAATAAAATCCTATTGTGCTCTTTGTTAGCAAATATTTTAGGGAGGGTGGTCTTTGTGTTTAAGAAAAGGAAAGAAAGATTAAAAACCACAAATTTGACTTCTTTATAATGATCCGAATATTTTGCCATTCTAGCATGGCTGGTTTAACATAACCAAGAAATAGGGACAAAACCCACATAAATTTAAACTAAATAAAGCCAGAGACGCAGGCCGTCAGTAACGCCACTACAATTCCAATCGCCAGTAACAAGCGCATTTATACCCTTTAATTTTGAATTAAAGGTGTATTATAAACCCCTAATGTTAAAAGAAGTATAGCTAAAATTCTTTTAGGACAGGGGGTCTTTAGCTTGAATGAGCACATAGAGCTAAGACCTCCAAACCCTTAAATAATTTTAATTGGCAGCTACAAGCATGCCCAAATCTCTCAAAATGAGAGCAGAAATCTACGGGCTAAATTTAAAGACCTAGACATAGACTTTGAGGATTTTAGAGTGCTACCCTGTGTCGTATTTGATCCCAATATTAAAAGTTATACGGGTTTTAAAAATACTCAACCCACCCCTAAAAACCTCTAGGAGTGAAAAGACCCCCCAAAACACTACCTTAAAACTATTTTTGCTCAGGTTGCCAAATGGTCTTTTCAGAGGGGGTATAATCCTTCTCGTCCTCTAAAATTTGCTTTTTACTCTCTGCACAGGCCGTCAGTAACGCCACTACAATTCCAATCGCCAGTAACAAGCGCATTTATACCCTTTAATTTTGAATTAAAGGTGTATTATAAACCCCTAATGTTAAAAGTCCATAAAAACCCGCGTCTAACAATGGATTGATCGTGTAACGACATGTACCCTTTTTCTCTGATCTAAACTATAGATTGCATGAAACTAATATTAGCTTTTAACTTTGTAATCTCTGCCTACAAAATCCCCCTCTTTTCTAGTAATACCACAATCTTAGCGCCTAAAGAACTCATGGGTAGTTGCTTGAGACTAGCTAAAGCTACAATTACTAGGTTTTCTGGTTGTAAATCCTCTAAAGTGGCTTGATAAAGCCAAACTTGCACGCGGTACTTGGTATAGCTATGCCGTACACTCCCTAAGAGAGGTAGGGGTATTAAATCCTGCTCTTTTAAGAGAGGAAATTGGTAGAGGTGGGCATATAAACCCTTTTGTGTGTAGGTGAGGTATAAATTCTTTGTTTCTACACATACCCCGTAGTGTTTTGTAATGGGAATACTGGGGGGTTTTTTCACCACACTAAAACGCTCTATATTTTCTTTACCACAGCAACTAAAACTTAAGGGGCAAATGTGGCAACTAGGTTTAGGGGTGCAGATAAGCGAACCTAAATCAATGAGAGCTTGGTTATGATCAAAAGAATTAGTTGGATTAACAAAGGTTCTAGCCTTGTCTTGCAAGAGGGTTTTAAGATTCTTACTTTTTAAATCTAGTCCAAATAAGCGCAAAAGCACACGCGAGACATTGGTATCTAGCACGCCCACATTTTGCCTAAATCCAAAACATAAAATCGCGCTTGCGCTGTATGCTCCAATACCGGGCAGGGCTAATAGGTCTGTATAATTAGAAGGCAAACAACCGCCATATTTTTGGCAACAAATCTGCGCGCTTTTATGTAAATTTTTAGCACGGGCATAATAACCTAGACCTTTCCATAAAAGTAAAACCCGGTCTAAAGGGGCGTTTGCTAAATCTATTAGAGTGGGGAAGGCCTGCAAAAAGGGGAGATAAAATTTGTCTAACACAACCTCAATTTGGGTTTGCTGGGACATGATCTCAGAAACATAAATTTCATAAGGGGCATTGGGGCCTGTAAGGTTTCTAATCAGCATACTTTTACGCCCATGTGCTTGATACCAGACTAATAAAGCTTCTTGTAAAACTTTCAGTTCAGGTGTACTTGACATACAAATGATTAATCCGTCTAACTAGGTGCATGCCAATAGAGAATTTTTGTTCAAAGCGTTCTATATTGGAGTTATTGGGTTTTTCAGCAATGGCAAAGGGTTCTAATACTAGGTTAGATATTCCATGCAAATAGGTACAATCCATTAGGTTATCCACCGGTATCACCCACTTGGCACTAGCCTTGATAAAAGCCATAGCAACTTGTGGGGTTAAACAATAGCCTTGAGTGCCATTTCCAGCTACTGGACCTACAATTTGGAATACAGCCGTAAAACGCGTGGGTTTTTTGACAAGTTCAAATAGATCTAGATGCATTAGCCGTACATAGCCTAGTGTGTAGATATGTTCTTCTAAAAAATCTAAAGATTGCCAAAAGCATGGCTCTAGTTCTATATCATCTTCTAGTATTACAATAGGTTCATTGTATTCTAAACACCTATACCACAGGCAAAAGTGGCTGGCATAACACCCTAATTCTCCTAAACTCATATACTTGCCTTTGTATTTTAGTCCATAGAAGTAGGCACTCAAAGTATCCTTAAGATTATGAGTAACCTCACAACTTGGGTGGGTAAAATAAGGGTGTAAATGGGCTTTAACTAAAGGATGTAACCCCGTTTTAGTTTTAGAATAAATGGCATCAAAAACTTCTACACTATGTTTAGAAGAAGTGCTTAAACTCTTTTTTAAATCGCTAATATCGCGCTCAAAAAGTTGGTTTTCTTGGCAGGTTTTTGAGGAAAGGTGGATTAGAAAAATACGCATGGCAACTCCAAAATGGTGTATTATAATACTTTTCTCTTAAGGTTATACATGCCCTATAAATATCCGTTTTTAGACTTAGTAGCCATAAATGCACCCTATCAAGAAGCTTTTAAACTCCAGCTGCAAGCACATTTAAAAAATGCTCATTTTATCGGGGGTCCTGCGCACTCACAATTTTTACAAGCCTTTAGCCAGTACTGCCAAAGCCCGCATGCCATAGGTGTAAATAGCGGATTAGACGCGCTGACTTTAATGCTAAGAGCCTACCAGATTTTAGGGCTTTTGCCACAAGGAAGTGGGGTGCTATTGCCCTCTTTTACTTTCATAGCCACAGCCCAAGCACTGCTACATAATGCCTTAGTGCCACAATTTGTTGATATAGGCAAAGACTATCTCCTAGACCCCTACGCATTAGAAGCCAGTGCCACACCTCAAACTAAAGCGATTTTGGTAGTGCATTTATACGGTCAAGTGGCTAATATGCAGGCTATTAAGGCAATTGCTAATAAACATGGGTGGCTCGTGCTAGAGGATTGTGCCCAAGCAACAGGGGCGTTGTATGCACAACAAAGAGCGGGTAGTTTAGGGCATGCAGGCGCTTTTAGTTTTTATCCAAGCAAAAATTTAGGGGCACTTGGAGATGGGGGTTGTGTGCTAAGTTCTAATAGCCAGCTAATAGAAACAATCCGTGTATTAAGCAACAATGGCTCACCAGATAAAAAGGACTCATTATATTTAGGCTATAACTCTAGACTAGATAGTATTCAGGCTAGTTTTTTACATGTTAAATTACCCCATTTAGATACCCATAATGCTAAACGGCGCGCCTTAGCCCAAATTTATTTAGATACCATTAATAACCCCTATGTGTGTTTGCCAAGTGTGTACGACATAGAAGAACATGTATTCCATCTCTTTGTGATTCGTATCTCTCAAGGTCTGCGCTCACAAATGCAAAAACATTTAGCTAGCTATTCTATAGAGACGCGTATCCACTACCCCATTCCCATACACTTACAACGCGCCTTTAAAGAGTATGCTAATTTATCACTACCCCGCACTACGCGCTATTCTCAAGAAGTTTTAAGTTTGCCTATTAGCCCCACTCAAAGCATAGAAGATACGCTTTTTATCGCTAAGGCGATCAACGCTTTTAAACCTATCTGAATATTGTAGAAATATTTAGAAGTACTTAGGCGGTTTATAAGGACTTTTTATACTCCCCTTAAGCCTTTTTTAGCCATGCTTATTTTCAAAATTTTTTAAGTGGATAATTTAACGCTAAAAACTTTTTTAATCGGGATTGTGGCGGGTGTTTTTGGGGCTATTGGTGAAGTGCCCAAATGCTAAAGACATTTGGGCTTCCTAGGCTGATGTTGCCCGTAGGGAGAGTTTGGTTCTCACTCTGTGTCCCTATAGTAGGGATTTTACAGAGTTTGAGCTCCAACGCATTCCCTACAGGTCTCACACATCATATCTCCAAAGGCGTAACTTCCGACACTTCCTGCCGTAGATACGAATGTATGGGGACATTATACCACAAATTAGTGGCATTCATCCCACCCGCTAAAGACGAGTGGGATTTCTGCCGGAGAGTTTTAAACGAATCACACCATAAAAATTAACCTCAAATTGTTGTTGGATTTTCTCCATAGACAACTCCTCTACCGGACCATAAAGACCATAACCTGCATTGTTCCAAAGCACATCAATACGGCCCTGTTCTTTGATCACCTGCGCAACAACAGACTCAATATCTGATTCATTTCTCACATCCATTTTAAGAACATGCCCGCCTAATTGCTCTAAATCTTGCATTTTATCTACACTGCGCGCTACACAATAAACAATATACCCGGCTTGGATTAAATCTTGGGCTGCAACCTTACCCATACCCGAGGAGGCACCGGTGATTAAGAGTACTTTTTGCATCTAAACCTCCTGAAATTTATTCGTGCTAGCAGATTAGTACCTAATTTTGGTTAACAATTTATTAAATGTTCATTACTCGCCCGTCTTAAATCTCTTTGTAGTTCTGTGTACTTGGATAAACACTCTTTAGTAGCAAAAAGCAAAAAGTCTGGTTTTTCTAATTGCGTGTTAAAGTCTTTATAAAATTCAGTGCTAGGGGTTGGTTAGATCGAAGCTACTTTGTTGCTTTATGCCAAATCTTAGCTTTGTAGTGTGATTTTCCCCGTATCACACGCCCTATAAAGCTAAGCTTAATGCGATGCTTTTTGGCTCGCTGGATTAAAGCATGTTTGTTTCGCGCTGGTAAACACAAAAGCATTTCGTACTCCTCGCCACTTAAAAAGGCGCGTTGGTGGGGATTTATCAGCTTACAATGTAATTGATTAAGCTGTGATAAGCGGTTACACTCAGCCAAAAGGCCATCAGAAATATCTAACCCAGCGTGTAGAAGGGGGCGTATTGTTTGCATAAAAGGGGCTAGATTTTTGAGCACTGGTTTATAAAACTTAGAGTGGCCTGCAACCCTCCCGCCTCTAAGCAAGGTCTGCAAAGCTTTATCACTCTCTCCAAGTCTGCCGGTGTGCACTAACAAATCTCCAAGCCGCATTTTTTGCCGTAAAAGAGGCTTTGCACTACTCGCTAAAAGCGTAATGGCTAAACTCAAACTTTTTGAAACAATAGTATCCCCGCCTACAATCTGGATTTTAAACTCTTGGCAGGCCTTTTGTAAACCTAGCACTAGCTCTTTTATTTCTAGCGGGCTAAAATTCTCTGGGAGTTGTAACCCTAAAAGGGCGTATTTGGGCACAGCACAAAGCGCGATCGCATCTGAAATATTAACCGCTAGGGCTTTATAGCCTATTTGTTCTAAAGTAAACCATTCTCTTTTAAAGTGCACCCCCTCAGTAAAAAGATCAAGCATATAAATAGGGTTTTTAAAGCAAGGCAAAACCACCCCATCATCTCCTAACCCAAAGGTTATCCCGCTTTGCTCTAAAATCTGTAAAAAGATGCGTTCTAAATCCACACTAAACTAACTTTAAACTCATATCCACCCACACCGCTTGGTGAATCAATGCCCCGCTACTAATGGCATCAACTCCGCTAGAGGCATAGGCGCGCACACTTTCCTCTGTGATATTTCCACTAGCCTCTAAAAGCACTAAAGGATAATTTTGGTTGCGATAAGCCACCACCTCTTTAATCTCCTCCACACCCATATTATCACACATAATAATATCCGCTCCTATGGCCATGATCTCCTTAGCCATTGCCACACTATCGCATTCAATTTCAATTTTAGAAGTCCATGGGATTTTTTGGCGGGCATGTTTGATAAAGGCTTTTAAATCCGGAATATGGATTAAATGGGTGTCTTTAAGCATAAGCGCATCATCTAAACCTAAGCGGTGGTTTTTAGCCCCGCCATTGCGCACCGAATACTTTTCAAAGACGCGCAAAAGGGGGCGGGTTTTGCGGGTATCTAAAAGACTAATGGGCAACCCTGCAATTAAACGCACAAATTGTGCTGTCTTTGTGGCTATTCCGCTACTGTGCTGTAAAATATTAAGTAACACCCGTTCAATTTGTAAAATCAAGCGCCAATCACCCTGCAATTCTAATAAAACTTGTTTGGGCTCAAAACTTTGGCCATCTTTAATTTTCCATGTATGCTTTATTTTCAACCACTCTAAAAGTGCTTCTACATAAACTTGGCCTGAAAAAACCCCCGTATCTTTAGCTAAAACATGGGTTTGTACAAGTTTAGGCTCTACAAGGCGAGCAAATAAATCTCCAGCGCCTAAATCCTCAGCCAAACACTCCCTTAAAAACTCAATGTACATTTCTTGCATCAGCACTCCATGATTCATGGAAGCGGTGGTAATTTTTAGGTGAGAGATAGAAATTAAAATAAAGATAATTTGTTAAAACCTCTTTTTGACCCAACAACTCAGCAATGGGAGTTGCAAAAGAGATTTCTTGACCCTGAAGCGAGTCAAAGGTGGCACTATTTTGTACAAAGAGTACCACACTAGAACCCATTTCAAAACGCCCTAGTTCTGTTCCTTTGCTAATGCTAATGGGGGGGTTGTAGGTATAAATTTTAGGATTCTTGTGCACGCGGGCGTTGGTGTGGATACTAGGATCAAAATTAAGCACAATCTGCCCCACATTTAAAGCCCCTATAGCCACAAAATACAACAACTGCCCCCGCACATCTGTTGCCACCACCACTACCCGCTCATTGCGGATAAATGCATTACGGTAGCGGTACTGGTTAAGCGCAGCAGGATTGACGCTTAACAGTTCCCCGCAAAAGTGGCGCACTTCTGAAATTTGTAGATCACAGGGGGCATGGAAGCGGTGGTAATTTTTAGGTGAGAGATAGAATACCCTGTGTGAAATGCCCCATTTCTTTAAATTTTGACCCAAATACGATGAGTTTTTCCTCTAAATGCCTTCTATCCTTGTGCATGGTATCTTGGATTTCTTGGAGATGGTTATAAAGATTTGTAAGGCTAGTGTTTAAATTGGTGTTTAATTCGTCTTTATAAAACGAGGGGTTTGTAAAGCCGTTAAATTCTGTTTGCATTTCATTTTCTTGAATCCATTTGCGGATTTTATAGATTTCTTGGTTAATGGCATCTAGGGCTTTTTCTAATTGCTTAGTCTTGCTAGTAAATTCTTTATCTTTCAAGTGGCTATAGGTGAGTAGACACACAAAAATAAATACCACCTGGCCATTATTGTAAATCCGCTAGTTTAAGTACAAATTCAATTTGTCCTTTGCTAATGCGTAGTTCTTTTGCAATCGAATCAATGCTATGCCCCTCTTGGAATAATTGAATCACCTTTTTTTCATCAATATCATCGCTACCCAGTGTGAAATGCCCCATTTCTTTAAATTTATTCTCTAATACGATGAGTTTTTCCTCTAAATAATCCCTATCCTTGTGCATGGTATCTTGGATTTCTTGGAGATGGTTATAAAGATTTGTAAGGCTAGTGTTTAAATTGGTGTTTAATTCGTCTTTAACATTAGCGCTAATACTAGAGGCGTTAAATTCTGTTTGCATTTCATTTTCTTGAATCCATTTGCGGATTTTATAGATTTCTTGGTTAATGGCATCTAGGGCTTTTTCTAATTGCTTAGTCTTGCTAGTAAATTCTTTATCTTTCAAGTGGCTATAGGTGAGTAGACACACAAAAATAAGTACCACCCCTCCCCCTACAATCCACAATAATTCATTAAAACTCAGATCCATCACAAACCCTTACTTTTTTAAACTTTCTAATTCAACTTGGACAATATAACTATCCCAATCGCGTACATCACCAGCATGCATGCGTTCAACACTTAACATTTTAGGATCAAAAGCCCTAGCCATTAAGGCGATGCGTTTATAGGGCATGTGGGGGAATTTTAAGCGCATGTAATAAAGTGTATCTACAATAAAAACCTGCTGACTCACCCCTAAAACCCCATGCCCTAGTACGCTAACATTGATGCGATCTTCTAAAGCAATGTACTCCATGTCTCTCTCATGGATATATTGCTCTAAACGATCTAATTTTTTATAAATTTCAGATAATGCTTTTAAAATCACATCTTCTCGTTCTTTGCCATAAAACACCTCCCAAGGCACATGCAGGGCTTGGCTAGCTTGTCCTAATTGTAAAAATTCTTGATCATGCAGGGGCATATAGGGGGCGTATTCTACTGGCAAAGACACGCTTACTAAACGGGTAAAATATCCATGTTCTTGGCACAATTGCTTATAAGTGCTTAGCAAGCCACACTCCGCGATCTAATACAATAAAACCTAAAAACACTAAACCCAAGTACCCATTGCTGACAAAAAAAGCCTTAGGGATATTTTTAAAATCACGATAAACTAGCCATTGTTCATAAATTAAGATGCACAAACACACCCCCACACCCAAAGCCGCTGCTAAACCTAGCTGTGCGCTACTTACAAAACCTATCCAGCATAACACCGCTAAAGCATGGGCTAGGCGCGAAAGTTTAAGGGTAATTTGTTCTCCAAAGATAGCAGGCACGGAATAAAGCCCCTCTTTGCGATCAAATTCTATATCTTGTAAAGAATAGAGTAAATCAAAGCCAGTTACCCAAAACACCACCCCCAAAGCTAATAACAAACTCCATAAAGGGATATAACCTAAAATAGCAATCACTCCAGCTAAGGGCGCTAAACCTAAACAAATCCCTAAAACAAGATGGGCTAGATAACTAAAACGCTTCATGTAAGAATAGCCCCCTAAAATGAGTAAAAAAACAAAGGAAAGCTTAAAGGCAAGGGCATTGATCAGAAAACTCACCCATACAAAGAGAAGGGCATTAGCCAAACAAAACCCTCTTAAAGTCCAAATACCAATGCGCCCATCAACACTGGGGCGGTTATAGGTACGGGTGTTCTTTATATCAAACTTACGATCCACAAGGCGGTTAAAACCCATAGCAAAATTACGGGCAAAGAGTAATGCCAGAGCGCATAAAAGCAATGCTTTTAAACCAAACCACAGACTTAAACGAGCCTGCGTACTGGAGACGACTATGGCAATTAAAATAAACATACCCGAAAAAACCGTGTGCTCAATGGCAACAAGATCGCCTAAGAGCTTAAGTTTTTTTAACATTTAAAACCTCTTTAAAGCCCCTATTTTAACATAAAATCAAGAAATTAAAAGGTAGAAGAATAGGGCTAAGCTGATCACATAAAGAGCGTAGTAAGCATAGACAAATCGAATCGCTAAAAGAGAAAAAAACCCATAAAGAGATAAAAGCCATATAGGTGTGTGGTAGTTAATTGTAGGGATATGCCATTTTAAAGTCTGGAGTAAATAAGGATCAAAGAGATCGCCACTATTAAAAAGGTGCAAGATTAAGCTTAAGGGGAAAAAGAGGACAAAAATAAAAGAGAGAAGAATGCCGCTGAGCTGGTAGGGGTTAAAGGGGGCAAAAAAAGCATGCACAAGGGGGAGCATGTGTAAAAAAAGGGTGGTATTTAATAAAAAGGCATAAATAAGAGGGTGGAGTTTTGGCATGTGTTTGATAAAAAGGAAAATATAAAACACGCCCCCTACAGATAGAATAAACCCAATATTGCGCACTAGTGAAGGAAAAAGAATTAAGGATAGTAAAACCACTAGCGCTAGTAATGAAAAACTTAACAGCTCTAAACCATTATAAAGTAGAAAAAACCCAAGTAATGCCATCACAAAGGCGCGTAAGAAAGAAGGCTGAAAATGCAGCAAAAACAAGTAGCCTAAAAGCAAACACAAAACCACTCCCATTAAATCATAGGCACGGTTGCGGTAAGGAAAATAGCGTTGTTGTAAAAAGGTGTAGGGGTATTTAAGAATGAGAAAAAAGAAAGCGCTTAAAATCCCTAGATGAAAGCCACTAATAGCAATTAGATGACTCAAACCCAAACCCACCACCACTTGCCTTAAGCTTTGATCTAGCAAATCAGCTAGAAATAAGGTGCGGTAAAAATTGCCCATTAAAGGGCTATTATGTTGGGTGTCAATGGCTTTTCTTAAAGGGTTTTTAGGATCGCTTCCTTGTTCTAAAGAGAGGGAGAAAGTGTAAAAATAACAGGATTTTAAAAATTGCCAAAACGAACAAGGCGCCATTTTACCAAAAGCGCGTACAAATTGTAAACTCAGGTCTTTAATATCCTCTTTGCTGGTGGTGTAAAACACATTGTAATGGCTATCCTGTAGCTTTAGTACTTGTGTAGCGCCCTTGTTATATTGCAGGAGTACTTGGGCATGCAAGCTTAAAGGTTTTTTGTCTAAAAAGCGGCTGTATTGTTGGTATTTTAAACTTAAAGAAATAGCAAATAGACCTAATAAAAGGCCTAGAGCATAAATCCACTCTTTAGGGGTTTGGAAAAGGGTAACAGGAGGCATTAAAAAACATCAGGGACGGGGGTCTGCTGGGGTTCTTGGTAAAAGGTGGTGGGTTTATACTCTCCATCTTGGCTTTCTATTGGGTCTTCAAAACGCGTATAGGCTTTATTAAAGAGTATTTTAACCGTACCAATATCCCCATTGCGGTTTTTAGCTAGAATAAGCTCTGCTTGCTCAATGCCCTTAGTGCTCTCATAGTTGGCTTTTTTCTCGGCATTGAATTGTTGTTCTAACTTTTTAGCCTCCTCATTCTTTCCTTCTTTGCGCAACTTGGCCAAACGATCGTTGTGATCGCGTTGTTTATAGACTGCATCGCGGTAAAGAAACAAGACTTGATCGGCATCTTGTTCAATTGCGCCGCTATCTTTTAAATCAGAGAGAATAGGCCGCCTATCCTCACGGCTTTCTAAAGAGCGATTAAGCTGGGCTAAAGCGATAATAGGGGTTTGTAATTCTCTAGCAAGGGTTTTAAGACCTCTGCTGATTGTAGCGATTTGTTCATGCCTGTTTAAACTTTGATCGCTAGCCATTAATTGTAAATAATCAATAATAGCAAGGGTGATTTCGGGGCATTTTCTTTTAAGTTGGCGCAATTTAGAGCGCACATGTTGGATTGTTAAAATACTGGTATCATCAATGAATAAAAATTTGTGGTAGATGTTTTGGGCGCTTCTACTAAGATTTTCCCAATCCTCATCGCTTAGATTGCCAATTTTAAGATTGTGCAAATGTAGCGAGGTGAGATTAGAAAGCAGACGCATCATGAGTTGCTCTGCTCCCATTTCCATGCTAAAAATAGCCACTCCCTGATTATGATTAAGGGTGGTTTTTGCTATGTTAAGCACTAGACTAGTTTTACCCATACTAGGACGCGCCCCTATTACGATCAAATCGCCGGGTTGAAAG contains:
- a CDS encoding ComEC/Rec2 family competence protein gives rise to the protein MPPVTLFQTPKEWIYALGLLLGLFAISLSLKYQQYSRFLDKKPLSLHAQVLLQYNKGATQVLKLQDSHYNVFYTTSKEDIKDLSLQFVRAFGKMAPCSFWQFLKSCYFYTFSLSLEQGSDPKNPLRKAIDTQHNSPLMGNFYRTLFLADLLDQSLRQVVVGLGLSHLIAISGFHLGILSAFFFLILKYPYTFLQQRYFPYRNRAYDLMGVVLCLLLGYLFLLHFQPSFLRAFVMALLGFFLLYNGLELLSFSLLALVVLLSLILFPSLVRNIGFILSVGGVFYIFLFIKHMPKLHPLIYAFLLNTTLFLHMLPLVHAFFAPFNPYQLSGILLSFIFVLFFPLSLILHLFNSGDLFDPYLLQTLKWHIPTINYHTPIWLLSLYGFFSLLAIRFVYAYYALYVISLALFFYLLIS
- the mqnP gene encoding menaquinone biosynthesis prenyltransferase MqnP, producing the protein MLKKLKLLGDLVAIEHTVFSGMFILIAIVVSSTQARLSLWFGLKALLLCALALLFARNFAMGFNRLVDRKFDIKNTRTYNRPSVDGRIGIWTLRGFCLANALLFVWVSFLINALAFKLSFVFLLILGGYSYMKRFSYLAHLVLGICLGLAPLAGVIAILGYIPLWSLLLALGVVFWVTGFDLLYSLQDIEFDRKEGLYSVPAIFGEQITLKLSRLAHALAVLCWIGFVSSAQLGLAAALGVGVCLCILIYEQWLVYRDFKNIPKAFFVSNGYLGLVFLGFIVLDRGVWLAKHL
- the dnaB gene encoding replicative DNA helicase, whose translation is MQDVTSLDSDLISMERVVLSALLESQQYEEFARELKPSDFYYEAHQNLFELCNELYEEKRPVDAHFLNKKVEIKGDEKTTEALTAIMGTTPLANLSAYIHAIKEAACRRNLLHLARQIHTECDQAKSSQAIMDSIERDLYALSLQTTQGGFKDVKSVLKQTLNLIKEAKLKGNQRVTGVDTGFNKLNDYTGGFQPGDLIVIGARPSMGKTSLVLNIAKTTLNHNQGVAIFSMEMGAEQLMMRLLSNLTSLHLHNLKIGNLSDEDWENLSRSAQNIYHKFLFIDDTSILTIQHVRSKLRQLKRKCPEITLAIIDYLQLMASDQSLNRHEQIATISRGLKTLARELQTPIIALAQLNRSLESREDRRPILSDLKDSGAIEQDADQVLFLYRDAVYKQRDHNDRLAKLRKEGKNEEAKKLEQQFNAEKKANYESTKGIEQAELILAKNRNGDIGTVKILFNKAYTRFEDPIESQDGEYKPTTFYQEPQQTPVPDVF
- a CDS encoding helix-turn-helix domain-containing protein → MDLSFNELLWIVGGGVVLIFVCLLTYSHLKDKEFTSKTKQLEKALDAINQEIYKIRKWIQENEMQTEFNASSISANVKDELNTNLNTSLTNLYNHLQEIQDTMHKDRDYLEEKLIVLENKFKEMGHFTLGSDDIDEKKVIQLFQEGHSIDSIAKELRISKGQIEFVLKLADLQ
- the asd gene encoding archaetidylserine decarboxylase (Phosphatidylserine decarboxylase is synthesized as a single chain precursor. Generation of the pyruvoyl active site from a Ser is coupled to cleavage of a Gly-Ser bond between the larger (beta) and smaller (alpha chains). It is an integral membrane protein.); its protein translation is MGQNLKKWGISHRVFYLSPKNYHRFHAPCDLQISEVRHFCGELLSVNPAALNQYRYRNAFIRNERVVVVATDVRGQLLYFVAIGALNVGQIVLNFDPSIHTNARVHKNPKIYTYNPPISISKGTELGRFEMGSSVVLFVQNSATFDSLQGQEISFATPIAELLGQKEVLTNYLYFNFYLSPKNYHRFHESWSADARNVH
- the nadC gene encoding carboxylating nicotinate-nucleotide diphosphorylase, whose protein sequence is MYIEFLRECLAEDLGAGDLFARLVEPKLVQTHVLAKDTGVFSGQVYVEALLEWLKIKHTWKIKDGQSFEPKQVLLELQGDWRLILQIERVLLNILQHSSGIATKTAQFVRLIAGLPISLLDTRKTRPLLRVFEKYSVRNGGAKNHRLGLDDALMLKDTHLIHIPDLKAFIKHARQKIPWTSKIEIECDSVAMAKEIMAIGADIIMCDNMGVEEIKEVVAYRNQNYPLVLLEASGNITEESVRAYASSGVDAISSGALIHQAVWVDMSLKLV